Proteins found in one Mangifera indica cultivar Alphonso chromosome 15, CATAS_Mindica_2.1, whole genome shotgun sequence genomic segment:
- the LOC123197319 gene encoding ABC transporter B family member 15-like isoform X1, with amino-acid sequence MEGEKKGSKVKRQKGSVMSIFMQADGVDFLLMGLGFIGAVSDGFATPVMLFFISKLVNSVGTASTGNIDSFTHNIKKYSVIILYIACGRWVAGFLEGYCWTRTGERQATRMRAKYLKAVLRQDIEYFDLNVSSTAEVITNVSNDSLVIQDAISEKLPNFLVNAGTFIGGYVIGFLLLWRLTIVTFPTVILLVIPGIICGRSVLSLARKIREEYNKAGTIAEQAISSITAVYSFVGETKTINEFSSALEILVELGVTQGLAKGWAVGSNSIVYAIWSFVAYYGARLVMYHGAHGGTVFAVANATSNGGQAIGTGLSNLKSIAEAMEAGERMMQLMKRVPKIDSENSEGQILERVSGEVEFRHIEFAYPSRPESIIFKDFSLKIPAGKTVALVGGSGSGKSTVISLLQRFYDPIGGEILLDGVATDKLQLKWLRSLMGLVSQEPVLFATTIKENILFGKEDATMEEVIEAAKASNAHNFISQLPQQYETQVGERGVQLSGGQKQRIAIARALIKAPRILLLDEATSALDSKLELVVQEALDNAAIGRTTIIIAHRLSTIRYADVIAVVQNGHVIETGSHDELMQDENGHYTTLFRLQQTEKEQQIANTPEKIMLTNLITSSSMNGKSFRTTMDVNATDDINDQRKRSEDDNKVKLPSPPSFTRLLALNLPEWKLATLGCLSAILSGAVQPVYAFFKASTIHVFFLKDHDKIKEKTKIYALCMIGLGLFSLLVNLSQYYNFSYMGERLTKRIRERLFSKILTFEVGWFDREENSSGATFSRLAKDANVGRSLVGDRMCLIVQTVSAVAMAFTMSLVIAWRLALVMIAFQPLSILCIYSRKALLKNMSEKAIKAQDESSKLASEAVSNLRTITAFSSQDRIMKRLEKAQEGPLIESVRQSWYAGIGLAFAQSLTSCIWAFHFLYGGKLMREGHITSKAFFQTLLILLDTGRLIAIAGTTATDLAQGSDSIRSIFAVLDRYTRIQPDESEGYAPEKITGHVEFQDVHFAYPARPEVMIFKGFSINIEAGKSVALIGQSGSGKSKIINLIERFYDPLSGMVKIDGRDIKSYHLKSLRKHIALVSQEPVLFSGSIRENIIYGKQDQVDESEIIEAARAANAHDFIAGLSDGYDTLSGERGVQLSGGQKQRIALARAILKNATILLLDETTSALDSKSEKLVQEVLEHMMIGKTSVVIAHRLSTIQNCDLILVLDKGCVVEKGSHQSLLAKGSLGAYYSLVSLQSTPNSNAHSTIN; translated from the exons ATGGAGGGAGAGAAAAAAGGCAGTAAGGTGAAGAGACAGAAGGGGTCCGTAATGTCCATTTTCATGCAAGCAGACGGTGTGGATTTTTTGTTGATGGGTTTGGGATTCATCGGAGCTGTCAGCGATGGCTTCGCTACACCTGTCATGCtgttttttattagtaaattggTGAACAGTGTTGGCACCGCATCAACTGGTAACATAGACTCGTTCACCCATAACATTAAGAAG TATTCAGTGATCATCTTATACATAGCTTGTGGAAGATGGGTTGCCGGTTTCCTAG AGGGATACTGTTGGACAAGAACAGGTGAAAGGCAAGCCACAAGAATGAGAGCTAAATATTTGAAAGCAGTGTTAAGGCAAGATATTGAATACTTTGATTTGAATGTCAGCAGCACCGCAGAAGTCATCACAAACGTCTCTAATGATAGTCTTGTCATTCAAGATGCTATCAGTGAGAAG CTCCCGAACTTTTTGGTGAATGCTGGCACATTTATTGGAGGCTATGTTATCGGATTCTTGCTGCTGTGGAGGCTGACCATTGTTACATTTCCGACTGTTATACTTCTGGTAATTCCTGGAATAATTTGCGGACGGAGTGTGTTGAGCTTAGCTCGGAAGATACGGGAAGAATACAACAAAGCTGGAACAATTGCGGAACAGGCAATCTCTTCAATAACAGCTGTTTATTCATTTGTTGGGGAAACCAAAACTATCAACGAATTCTCTTCGGCCCTGGAAATTTTAGTCGAATTGGGGGTAACACAAGGATTGGCTAAAGGCTGGGCTGTTGGAAGCAACAGCATCGTTTATGCTATTTGGTCTTTTGTAGCTTATTACGGTGCTAGATTGGTCATGTACCACGGTGCTCATGGAGGAACCGTGTTTGCTGTCGCCAACGCCACTTCCAATGGCGGCCA GGCGATAGGAACTGGTTTGTCTAACTTGAAGTCCATAGCAGAAGCAATGGAAGCAGGAGAGCGTATGATGCAGTTGATGAAAAGAGTACCCAAGATTGATTCAGAAAACTCGGAAGGCCAAATCCTGGAGAGAGTTTCAGGTGAAGTTGAGTTTAGGCATATAGAATTTGCATACCCATCAAGGCCTGAAAGCATAATCTTCAAAGATTTTAGCCTAAAAATTCCAGCAGGAAAGACAGTGGCATTAGTGGGTGGTAGTGGCTCGGGGAAATCCACTGTAATTTCACTTTTACAAAGGTTTTATGACCCAATTGGAGGCGAAATTCTTCTTGATGGAGTTGCCACTGACAAATTACAACTCAAATGGCTAAGGTCACTAATGGGTTTGGTGAGCCAAGAGCCTGTACTGTTTGCAACAACAATTAAAGAGAACATACTTTTTGGCAAAGAAGATGCCACAATGGAAGAAGTTATTGAAGCAGCCAAAGCTTCAAATGCTCACAATTTCATCTCTCAGTTGCCTCAGCAATATGAAACTCAG GTGGGTGAGAGAGGAGTTCAATTGTCAGGTGGGCAAAAACAAAGAATCGCCATTGCGCGAGCACTAATCAAAGCACCCAGGATCCTTCTCTTAGACGAGGCAACAAGCGCACTCGACTCGAAATTAGAGTTGGTTGTTCAAGAAGCCCTTGACAACGCCGCTATTGGACGCACCACTATCATCATTGCTCACCGTCTCTCCACCATCCGCTACGCCGATGTGATTGCTGTCGTGCAAAATGGCCATGTCATAGAAACAGGCTCCCATGATGAGCTCATGCAAGACGAAAATGGTCATTACACTACACTCTTTCGTCTTCAACAAACTGAAAAGGAACAACAAATTGCAAACACCCCAGAAAAGATAATGTTGACAAATCTTATTACTTCTTCATCCATGAATGGCAAATCCTTCAGAACAACAATGGATGTAAACGCTACAGATGACATCAACGATCAAAGAAAGAGAAGCGAAGATGATAACAAGGTCAAGTTGCCAAGTCCACCATCTTTTACGAGATTGTTAGCTTTGAATCTACCAGAATGGAAGCTAGCAACCTTGGGGTGTTTAAGTGCAATCCTTTCCGGTGCTGTTCAACCTGTTTATGCCTTTTTCAAAGCCTCCACGATCCATGTTTTCTTCTTGAAAGATCATGATAAGATTAAAGAGAAGACGAAGATTTATGCTTTGTGTATGATTGGATTAGGATTGTTCTCTTTGTTGGTTAATTTGAGCcaatattacaatttttcttACATGGGGGAACGCTTAACCAAGAGGATTAGAGAGAGACTGTTTTCAAAGATACTTACCTTTGAAGTTGGATGGTTTGATCGAGAAGAGAACTCTAGTGGTGCTACTTTCTCCCGACTAGCCAAAGATGCAAACGTG GGGAGGTCGTTAGTGGGTGATCGTATGTGTCTCATTGTACAAACTGTATCGGCCGTAGCCATGGCTTTCACTATGAGCTTGGTCATTGCATGGAGGCTTGCTTTGGTGATGATCGCATTCCAGCCCCTGAgcatattatgtatttattctAGGAAAGCTCTACTTAAAAATATGTCGGAGAAGGCTATAAAAGCGCAAGATGAAAGCAGCAAACTGGCTTCAGAAGCTGTTTCCAACTTGAGAACCATCACGGCCTTCTCATCCCAAGATAGAATTATGAAGAGGCTTGAAAAGGCCCAAGAAGGGCCACTAATTGAGAGTGTTCGACAATCATGGTATGCAGGCATAGGCCTTGCCTTCGCACAGAGCCTAACATCTTGCATCTGGGCTTTCCATTTCTTGTATGGTGGCAAGCTCATGAGAGAGGGCCACATCACTTCCAAGGCCTTCTTCCAGACCTTGTTAATCCTCCTGGACACAGGCCGTCTCATTGCTATTGCTGGTACTACAGCTACAGATCTTGCCCAAGGCTCGGATTCTATAAGATCAATCTTTGCTGTATTAGACCGGTATACAAGAATTCAGCCCGATGAATCTGAAGGCTACGCACCTGAAAAAATAACAGGTCACGTAGAATTTCAAGATGTACATTTTGCATACCCTGCTAGACCTGAAGTGATGATTTTCAAAGGCTTTTCCATCAACATTGAAGCTGGAAAATCAGTTGCATTGATCGGACAAAGTGGGTCAGGAAAATCAAAGATTATCAATCTAATCGAACGGTTTTATGATCCTCTTAGCGGTATGGTAAAAATTGATGGTCGAGATATTAAATCATACCACCTTAAGTCATTGAGAAAGCACATTGCACTTGTTAGTCAAGAGCCTGTACTATTTTCTGGTAGCATCAGGGAAAACATCATCTACGGCAAACAAGACCAAGTCGATGAGTCAGAGATCATTGAGGCAGCCAGGGCAGCCAATGCTCATGATTTCATTGCTGGATTGAGTGATGGATATGACACATTGAGTGGGGAAAGGGGAGTTCAATTATCAGGAGGCCAAAAGCAACGCATTGCTCTAGCTCGAGCCATATTGAAGAATGCTACAATATTACTATTAGATGAAACAACTAGTGCCTTGGATAGTAAATCAGAAAAACTAGTGCAGGAGGTGCTTGAGCATATGATGATTGGAAAAACAAGTGTGGTGATAGCTCATAGATTAAGTACCATACAAAATTGTGATCTCATCCTTGTATTAGATAAAGGCTGTGTGGTCGAGAAAGGCAGCCACCAATCTCTGCTGGCCAAAGGATCCCTTGGCGCTTATTACTCATTGGTTAGTCTCCAAAGCACACCAAATAGTAATGCTCACTCCactatcaattaa
- the LOC123197319 gene encoding ABC transporter B family member 15-like isoform X2, with protein sequence MEGEKKGSKVKRQKGSVMSIFMQADGVDFLLMGLGFIGAVSDGFATPVMLFFISKLVNSVGTASTGNIDSFTHNIKKYSVIILYIACGRWVAGFLGERQATRMRAKYLKAVLRQDIEYFDLNVSSTAEVITNVSNDSLVIQDAISEKLPNFLVNAGTFIGGYVIGFLLLWRLTIVTFPTVILLVIPGIICGRSVLSLARKIREEYNKAGTIAEQAISSITAVYSFVGETKTINEFSSALEILVELGVTQGLAKGWAVGSNSIVYAIWSFVAYYGARLVMYHGAHGGTVFAVANATSNGGQAIGTGLSNLKSIAEAMEAGERMMQLMKRVPKIDSENSEGQILERVSGEVEFRHIEFAYPSRPESIIFKDFSLKIPAGKTVALVGGSGSGKSTVISLLQRFYDPIGGEILLDGVATDKLQLKWLRSLMGLVSQEPVLFATTIKENILFGKEDATMEEVIEAAKASNAHNFISQLPQQYETQVGERGVQLSGGQKQRIAIARALIKAPRILLLDEATSALDSKLELVVQEALDNAAIGRTTIIIAHRLSTIRYADVIAVVQNGHVIETGSHDELMQDENGHYTTLFRLQQTEKEQQIANTPEKIMLTNLITSSSMNGKSFRTTMDVNATDDINDQRKRSEDDNKVKLPSPPSFTRLLALNLPEWKLATLGCLSAILSGAVQPVYAFFKASTIHVFFLKDHDKIKEKTKIYALCMIGLGLFSLLVNLSQYYNFSYMGERLTKRIRERLFSKILTFEVGWFDREENSSGATFSRLAKDANVGRSLVGDRMCLIVQTVSAVAMAFTMSLVIAWRLALVMIAFQPLSILCIYSRKALLKNMSEKAIKAQDESSKLASEAVSNLRTITAFSSQDRIMKRLEKAQEGPLIESVRQSWYAGIGLAFAQSLTSCIWAFHFLYGGKLMREGHITSKAFFQTLLILLDTGRLIAIAGTTATDLAQGSDSIRSIFAVLDRYTRIQPDESEGYAPEKITGHVEFQDVHFAYPARPEVMIFKGFSINIEAGKSVALIGQSGSGKSKIINLIERFYDPLSGMVKIDGRDIKSYHLKSLRKHIALVSQEPVLFSGSIRENIIYGKQDQVDESEIIEAARAANAHDFIAGLSDGYDTLSGERGVQLSGGQKQRIALARAILKNATILLLDETTSALDSKSEKLVQEVLEHMMIGKTSVVIAHRLSTIQNCDLILVLDKGCVVEKGSHQSLLAKGSLGAYYSLVSLQSTPNSNAHSTIN encoded by the exons ATGGAGGGAGAGAAAAAAGGCAGTAAGGTGAAGAGACAGAAGGGGTCCGTAATGTCCATTTTCATGCAAGCAGACGGTGTGGATTTTTTGTTGATGGGTTTGGGATTCATCGGAGCTGTCAGCGATGGCTTCGCTACACCTGTCATGCtgttttttattagtaaattggTGAACAGTGTTGGCACCGCATCAACTGGTAACATAGACTCGTTCACCCATAACATTAAGAAG TATTCAGTGATCATCTTATACATAGCTTGTGGAAGATGGGTTGCCGGTTTCCTAG GTGAAAGGCAAGCCACAAGAATGAGAGCTAAATATTTGAAAGCAGTGTTAAGGCAAGATATTGAATACTTTGATTTGAATGTCAGCAGCACCGCAGAAGTCATCACAAACGTCTCTAATGATAGTCTTGTCATTCAAGATGCTATCAGTGAGAAG CTCCCGAACTTTTTGGTGAATGCTGGCACATTTATTGGAGGCTATGTTATCGGATTCTTGCTGCTGTGGAGGCTGACCATTGTTACATTTCCGACTGTTATACTTCTGGTAATTCCTGGAATAATTTGCGGACGGAGTGTGTTGAGCTTAGCTCGGAAGATACGGGAAGAATACAACAAAGCTGGAACAATTGCGGAACAGGCAATCTCTTCAATAACAGCTGTTTATTCATTTGTTGGGGAAACCAAAACTATCAACGAATTCTCTTCGGCCCTGGAAATTTTAGTCGAATTGGGGGTAACACAAGGATTGGCTAAAGGCTGGGCTGTTGGAAGCAACAGCATCGTTTATGCTATTTGGTCTTTTGTAGCTTATTACGGTGCTAGATTGGTCATGTACCACGGTGCTCATGGAGGAACCGTGTTTGCTGTCGCCAACGCCACTTCCAATGGCGGCCA GGCGATAGGAACTGGTTTGTCTAACTTGAAGTCCATAGCAGAAGCAATGGAAGCAGGAGAGCGTATGATGCAGTTGATGAAAAGAGTACCCAAGATTGATTCAGAAAACTCGGAAGGCCAAATCCTGGAGAGAGTTTCAGGTGAAGTTGAGTTTAGGCATATAGAATTTGCATACCCATCAAGGCCTGAAAGCATAATCTTCAAAGATTTTAGCCTAAAAATTCCAGCAGGAAAGACAGTGGCATTAGTGGGTGGTAGTGGCTCGGGGAAATCCACTGTAATTTCACTTTTACAAAGGTTTTATGACCCAATTGGAGGCGAAATTCTTCTTGATGGAGTTGCCACTGACAAATTACAACTCAAATGGCTAAGGTCACTAATGGGTTTGGTGAGCCAAGAGCCTGTACTGTTTGCAACAACAATTAAAGAGAACATACTTTTTGGCAAAGAAGATGCCACAATGGAAGAAGTTATTGAAGCAGCCAAAGCTTCAAATGCTCACAATTTCATCTCTCAGTTGCCTCAGCAATATGAAACTCAG GTGGGTGAGAGAGGAGTTCAATTGTCAGGTGGGCAAAAACAAAGAATCGCCATTGCGCGAGCACTAATCAAAGCACCCAGGATCCTTCTCTTAGACGAGGCAACAAGCGCACTCGACTCGAAATTAGAGTTGGTTGTTCAAGAAGCCCTTGACAACGCCGCTATTGGACGCACCACTATCATCATTGCTCACCGTCTCTCCACCATCCGCTACGCCGATGTGATTGCTGTCGTGCAAAATGGCCATGTCATAGAAACAGGCTCCCATGATGAGCTCATGCAAGACGAAAATGGTCATTACACTACACTCTTTCGTCTTCAACAAACTGAAAAGGAACAACAAATTGCAAACACCCCAGAAAAGATAATGTTGACAAATCTTATTACTTCTTCATCCATGAATGGCAAATCCTTCAGAACAACAATGGATGTAAACGCTACAGATGACATCAACGATCAAAGAAAGAGAAGCGAAGATGATAACAAGGTCAAGTTGCCAAGTCCACCATCTTTTACGAGATTGTTAGCTTTGAATCTACCAGAATGGAAGCTAGCAACCTTGGGGTGTTTAAGTGCAATCCTTTCCGGTGCTGTTCAACCTGTTTATGCCTTTTTCAAAGCCTCCACGATCCATGTTTTCTTCTTGAAAGATCATGATAAGATTAAAGAGAAGACGAAGATTTATGCTTTGTGTATGATTGGATTAGGATTGTTCTCTTTGTTGGTTAATTTGAGCcaatattacaatttttcttACATGGGGGAACGCTTAACCAAGAGGATTAGAGAGAGACTGTTTTCAAAGATACTTACCTTTGAAGTTGGATGGTTTGATCGAGAAGAGAACTCTAGTGGTGCTACTTTCTCCCGACTAGCCAAAGATGCAAACGTG GGGAGGTCGTTAGTGGGTGATCGTATGTGTCTCATTGTACAAACTGTATCGGCCGTAGCCATGGCTTTCACTATGAGCTTGGTCATTGCATGGAGGCTTGCTTTGGTGATGATCGCATTCCAGCCCCTGAgcatattatgtatttattctAGGAAAGCTCTACTTAAAAATATGTCGGAGAAGGCTATAAAAGCGCAAGATGAAAGCAGCAAACTGGCTTCAGAAGCTGTTTCCAACTTGAGAACCATCACGGCCTTCTCATCCCAAGATAGAATTATGAAGAGGCTTGAAAAGGCCCAAGAAGGGCCACTAATTGAGAGTGTTCGACAATCATGGTATGCAGGCATAGGCCTTGCCTTCGCACAGAGCCTAACATCTTGCATCTGGGCTTTCCATTTCTTGTATGGTGGCAAGCTCATGAGAGAGGGCCACATCACTTCCAAGGCCTTCTTCCAGACCTTGTTAATCCTCCTGGACACAGGCCGTCTCATTGCTATTGCTGGTACTACAGCTACAGATCTTGCCCAAGGCTCGGATTCTATAAGATCAATCTTTGCTGTATTAGACCGGTATACAAGAATTCAGCCCGATGAATCTGAAGGCTACGCACCTGAAAAAATAACAGGTCACGTAGAATTTCAAGATGTACATTTTGCATACCCTGCTAGACCTGAAGTGATGATTTTCAAAGGCTTTTCCATCAACATTGAAGCTGGAAAATCAGTTGCATTGATCGGACAAAGTGGGTCAGGAAAATCAAAGATTATCAATCTAATCGAACGGTTTTATGATCCTCTTAGCGGTATGGTAAAAATTGATGGTCGAGATATTAAATCATACCACCTTAAGTCATTGAGAAAGCACATTGCACTTGTTAGTCAAGAGCCTGTACTATTTTCTGGTAGCATCAGGGAAAACATCATCTACGGCAAACAAGACCAAGTCGATGAGTCAGAGATCATTGAGGCAGCCAGGGCAGCCAATGCTCATGATTTCATTGCTGGATTGAGTGATGGATATGACACATTGAGTGGGGAAAGGGGAGTTCAATTATCAGGAGGCCAAAAGCAACGCATTGCTCTAGCTCGAGCCATATTGAAGAATGCTACAATATTACTATTAGATGAAACAACTAGTGCCTTGGATAGTAAATCAGAAAAACTAGTGCAGGAGGTGCTTGAGCATATGATGATTGGAAAAACAAGTGTGGTGATAGCTCATAGATTAAGTACCATACAAAATTGTGATCTCATCCTTGTATTAGATAAAGGCTGTGTGGTCGAGAAAGGCAGCCACCAATCTCTGCTGGCCAAAGGATCCCTTGGCGCTTATTACTCATTGGTTAGTCTCCAAAGCACACCAAATAGTAATGCTCACTCCactatcaattaa